From the Halalkalicoccus jeotgali B3 genome, the window CAATCTTCAAGAGACGATCTTTGTTGTCCGGAAGAACAACATAGTCGCCCTTGATATTGTATGCAGGGACGGAACTACTTTTTTCACCTTCGATCTGGCCACTTTTTGCCATTCGTTTGGCAACATGTCTCACGTGGCCGTTCGAGTAGCCGATCCCGGTCGCTATTTCGTGTACCGTTGATTTTCCATTCTGGTCCAGGAACCCCAGAATTTGCGGTTCAGCGGTTGGGTCTGTTGATTTTGAGCTCATTGATTATCACCTCCTTTAGTCGAGCTCAAGCCAAAGAGTTGATTTACACCTACTGTGTTGACCCAGTTGGAGACGATCCATCCGGGTGCGTCAACCCGTGGCTTGATGCGATTCAGCCTCGTTGCCCGCATTCCCTAGTAAAGTCCTGCGGGCGTACAGCGCTCGATTCTGGCACCCGGTTCGACGATTCTTGAGACCCCTGTATAAGAAGCCTCTCTCGCCACGCGTGCTCTATCAACTCATAAGGGATAATTGATTATATATGTTATGGCATAGATGGCATAGATAGCATACATACCATCACAATAATCGAGACATCGTAAACCATACGCGGAACTGGTTCCATTGACTGATAACGATGAATCTACAAGTTCCAGAGAGGATCCATATTGCTCCATTAGGGTATGACGATTTGCGAATATACCAATCAGCGCAGAAATTGAAGGCAGATCACGTTGTGTTAGTTCACCATGATGACCCAACTGATACCGGTCGAGAACACTATGAAAATACGAAAAAAGGTCTGGAAAAGATAGAGATTGATCCAGATATAAGAACCGGAAATATATTCGACATGTATGAAATGATGGGTATTTTTGGTAACATTGTCAACGAATTTGAAGAAGATGATGTTTTTATAAATTTATCCACAGGGAGTAAGATCACCTCTATTGCGGGGATGCTCACTACAATGGCAAATACAGGAATAACTCCTTTTTATACAAATGCGATATACGATGATGATGGGAAAGTAATTAATGTGACAGGTGTCACAGAACTCCCTGTTTACCCTATAGATCCGCCAGAACCCCAACATGTAAAGATACTTAAGTACCTCACAGAGAATGGAAAGTCAAAGAAACAAGAGCTTATTCGCTATGCAGAGGAAGAGGGGTTACCGTTTATAGGAGAATACAATATCAAAGAAGACCGGGCTAAGTATAGGCTTTTAGACACACATATTATGTCCTATTTACTTGATAACAGGTACGTTCATGTGAGGAGCGTTGGGAGAGAAAAGCAAGTCGAGATCACTAACCATGGTAAAGACACTGTTCGAGCATTTGAGTATCTCATAGAGTAGTAAGCAATTTCTACCTCCTGCCAAGCAGCAATCCTCCCAGACCGTCGCTACACGATCCTACACGATCATTATTCAGCACGCCGCCTTCGAGTAATCTGTGTTCAACAGAGTATACTCAGTTCAGAAACGTTTCCAGCATCCGAATCCACATCGTGGAATAATTATATGTATCTTGTATCTGTATACTGGATACAGATATGGTAAACGCTATACAACGGGCGACGACGTACGTCCCAAAAGGTGGCGTGGGGAAAACGACATCAACGGCGCACATCGCAGTATCGGCACACAACGACCACGGCCTCGATACACTCCTCATTGATCTCGCGGGGACCCAGAATGACCTCGCAACTCAGTTCGGGCTAGCCGACGATGTACGCGATCCTGACGCGCCTATTTCTGCAGTATTCAGCGAAAATTGGTCGTTCATCCGTGAGAACATCGACAACGTATTCGAGCGCAT encodes:
- a CDS encoding winged helix-turn-helix domain-containing protein, coding for MSSKSTDPTAEPQILGFLDQNGKSTVHEIATGIGYSNGHVRHVAKRMAKSGQIEGEKSSSVPAYNIKGDYVVLPDNKDRLLKIVKAYASSHYPNVKGKPTTEIRDYISANIANGVVDSIGRWEFWVDTETTAAE
- a CDS encoding HFX_2341 family transcriptional regulator domain-containing protein, with the protein product MNLQVPERIHIAPLGYDDLRIYQSAQKLKADHVVLVHHDDPTDTGREHYENTKKGLEKIEIDPDIRTGNIFDMYEMMGIFGNIVNEFEEDDVFINLSTGSKITSIAGMLTTMANTGITPFYTNAIYDDDGKVINVTGVTELPVYPIDPPEPQHVKILKYLTENGKSKKQELIRYAEEEGLPFIGEYNIKEDRAKYRLLDTHIMSYLLDNRYVHVRSVGREKQVEITNHGKDTVRAFEYLIE